In one window of Chelmon rostratus isolate fCheRos1 chromosome 19, fCheRos1.pri, whole genome shotgun sequence DNA:
- the LOC121623359 gene encoding cilia- and flagella-associated protein 251-like, with product MDEEDEIDEEEDEEKEKNKVNEHKVENNIKEEQEKDVPKEDQDKEVDQEEEHIYIDKEEEFNKDWEEKEVNKEDEEENKEADEKEDKVDKEVKSEELEEEDSVDTGEVGEDVEEEEEEEADRGEEADIDQDEEVYNKDENNKEVHWEDDDQVNEKDKNNEKDKKGEDEDEEAEEIDEDEHEEVYEEEPCKEGDERQKMMVKTEEDKEHKRISEKGEDNRVEEVKKQIKHKPAVPLHLQFHKLFTSFSSWKQSWMVAVAHRVGDEDENEDEMEEEGEQGEKEEWRAWKDSWRICRWKKPDEDEVVCFSTKHGSQRCRGLMHEKQDLEQQFMMEVDTSDSGVGAVLSQRL from the coding sequence atggatgaggaggatgaaattgacgaagaggaggatgaagaaaaagaaaaaaacaaagttaacgAACACAAGGTGGAGAATAACAtaaaggaggagcaggaaaaagATGTACCCAAGGAAGATCAGGACAAAGAAGTcgaccaggaggaggagcatATATACatagacaaagaggaagagttcaacaaagactgggaagagaaagaagtaaACAaagaggacgaagaggagaaCAAAGAAGCAGATGAGAAGGAGGACAAAGTAGACAAGGAGGTGAAAAGTGAAGAACTAGAGGAAGAGGATAGTGTAGATACAGGGGAGGTGGGTGAAGAtgtagaagaagaggaagaggaagaagcggATAGGGGGGAAGAAGCAGACATAGACCAGGATGAGGAAGTGTACAACAAAGATGAGAACAATAAAGAAGTACACTGGGAGGATGATGATCAAGTaaatgagaaagacaaaaataatgaaaaggacaaaaaaggggaagatgaggatgaagaggcagaggaaatAGATGAAGACGAGCATGAAGAAGTATACGAGGAGGAGCCTTGCAAAGAAGGTGATGAACGACAGAAGATGATGGtcaaaacagaggaggacaaggagCATAAGAGAATTTCTGAGAAAGGGGAGGAcaacagagtagaagaagtaaagaaacaaatcaaacacaaacctgcCGTCCCACTCCATCTGCAGTTCCATAAACTCTTcacttccttctcctcctggaAACAGTCATGGATGGTGGCGGTAGCTCACAGAGtaggagatgaagatgaaaatgaagatgaaatggaggaggagggggaacagggggagaaagaggagtggCGAGCTTGGAAAGATTCTTGGAGAATTTGTCGCTGGAAGAAGCCAGATGAGGATGAGGTGGTGTGTTTCTCCACCAAGCATGGGAGTCAGAGATGTAGGGGACTGATGCATGAAAAGCAAG